In Luteibaculum oceani, the DNA window GTTATCATGGCTTTTTTTTTGGGGGTGAGTGGTCAGTGGTCAATGGTCAGTGGTCAATAGTTTGGGAGTGTACAACCCTGAATAGCGTTGATCGTTTTTTGTTTTACTGGTATACTAGTGTACTAGAGAACTGGTTTACTGGTAGCATAGGTACTCAGAAAAATCCCAACCACTAACCACTAACCACTGACTACTAACTACTAACCACTGACAACTGACCACTCAACTATTGACCTAATCGATATGCGAAAATATTTGTCTTCTTACTAGATCTCTCTAAAGTAAAAACCTGTATATAGTATAACTTATTTGGTGATTATGTACATTGATGGTTTAAAATACACCCCGTCGTTATGAGTACTACAATTTCACCTATACCTGAACAAGGTAGAATTCATTATCTCGATGTACTCAGGGGAATAGCAATTTTCTTCATTTTTATTGCCAACATCGTTAGCTTTTCAGGGTTATTTTTTATTAGTCCAGAGGAGGTTCAAGCGTTTTCTCATCCCCAATTGAATTCAGTTTTACAGACTTTTACCTCCATTTTTGTAGATGGAAAATTCTATTCTATTTTCTCCATTTTATTCGGAATAGGCTTTGTTATTCAGCAACGTAACGCTGAAAAAGTTGGGGTTAATTTTAACTGGTTTTTCAGTAAGAGGATGTTGGGTTTACTGTTTTTAGGCTTGTTACATCTGTACTTGTGGTACGGGGATATTGTACACCTATACGCCATAATGGGATTTTTTCTAATTCCTTTCAAAAGAATTGGCAATAGCAATTTATTACGCTGGGCAGTGGTTCTCACTTTTTTACCGGTGTTGCATTACATTGCTATGAACATTTTGAATGCTTATTACCCCTATGAATTTTTTAAACCCGCCGATGCTATTTTAATTGGTAAAAATTATCCAACCCTAGAAATTGTGGTTCCCGGTATGACCGACCCCGTTGAGATCATTAATATGCTTGAGGTCTTGAAAAATGCAGATACTAGGGAATTATTAGGTATTAATGTGGTGAATCCTCTTTATAGATGGGGTTCTATTTTATTGGAGGGGCGGTTATTTAAAATATTAGCCTGCTTTTTAATAGGAATCTGGGCGGGAAGAAAAATACTGGATGCCGATCTGCTTAGCAATAGATCTTTGTTGACGCGCATTGGAATTTGGGGAGGTATTATTGGCATACTTTTTACCCTAATCCAAATAAATTTGGGAAGTTTAAATATTCCAGGCCCTGCAGATGTATGGTATGCTTTGGCTTATGCATTTGCGGTAATTCCGCTTGCTTGTGGAATTGCGGCTTTGATAGCTCTTTGGTGGAATCCTAATAATCAATTCCTTAATATTTTTAAACCTATCGGAAAGGCTGCTTTAAGCAATTATTTTTTTCAGAGCGTTATCAGTGTCTTTTATTTTTACGGTGCTGGATTAGGTAAAATGGGACAGTACCAACTATGGGAGAACTATCTATTTGTAATTGTAGTTTTTGCTTTTCAAATAGTGTTTACCAGCATCTGGCTTAAATATTTCCGTTACGGACCTGTTGAATGGATATGGAGATCTATTACTTATGGGCGTTGGATAAAGATGACAAAGTAAATTGCTCTTTAATTAACCCTTCGATTCAGATATTCTGAAAATAAGTAAAAAGCGCGGTGAATCCAGTGGATCCACCGCGTAGTTCTTTTTAGATTTTAGCACCTATTCGGATTATATCGGAATAAACTCCTCTCGCAGTTACTGCTGCACCAGCACCAGCACCTTGTACAACAATAGGATAAGCTCCATAACTTTCGGAGTAGATTTCAAAAAGGGAATCAGCATTTTTTACTTGCGCTAATGCCGAGTCTGGTGCCGCTTTTACCAAATCTACCTTCAATGTCTTTCGTTCAACATCCAAATCTCCAACGTAACGGAGTACCTCACCCGTTTTAAGGTTAGATTTTAAGTTGCCGAAATAATTATTTAACTCCTCCTTCGCATCCAAAAAGGCCTCTGCACTCTCAAGGTTATTTAATTTAGGAGGAATTAGGGATTTGACTTCCACTTCACCGAGTTCAACTTCTAGTCCTACTTCGCGGGCTAGGATGATTAATTTTCGAGCCACATCCAGGCCACATAAGTCTTCTCGAGGATCAGGTTCGGTTAAACCTTTATTCTTAGCTTCCAGAAGAACATCGTAGAATGGCAATTCTTGAGAAGAGAAGGTATTGAAGATGTAACTTAAACTACCACTGAATACCCCTCGAATTCGCGTAATGCGGTCCGCAGAATTATGCATTTGCCGTAAAGTGTCGATAATAGGTAAACCTGCACCAACATTGGTTTCGTATAAAAATGCACGACCACCTCTCCGCAAATCCTTACGCAGTTCCAAATAATCTTGAATAGGACCAGAGTTGAATTTTTTATTGGAAGCCACTAAATCATATCCTTCCCGGATAAATCTGGGGTACTGGCTTGAAATTTCCTGGGCCGAGGTATTATCAGCAATAACTACATTCTCTAATCCCGATTCCTTTATGTCGCGAAGAATGTCGTCTACACTATTTGCCAATTTACTTATGCCTAATAGTTCTCTCCAGTTTTTGGAAATCCCACCTTTATTAAAGATGTAATTATTACTATCTGCAACGCCTATTACCTTAATTTTTAAGTTTCGTTTTTTCTCGGTGGCAGAATCGGTTTCAATAATTTGATCGATTAATTTTCCTCCAACATTTCCCTTTCCAAACGCAAAAACATTAAGCGTTTTGCTCGCTCCAAAAACCTGGTTATGAACCACATTTACGGCCTTAGCAAGATTCACCCTATCTATTACTAGGGAAATATGCTCCCCAGAAATACTATTGCTTATCAAATGCATCCAGATCTTATTTCTGCGCAGTCCATGGATGGCTTTTTCTAGCGAATAATTATGCCTACCCACAATGGCAACAATGGCTACATCCTTATTGGTTCGAATGCTGGCAATACTTCCCAGTTCAATTTCCTGTTTAAACTCCTTCCTCAAAAGAGATTCTGCCAGGTTAGCGGCATCTTGATTTACCACAAACCCAATTCCGCGTTCTGAGGAAGCTTGTGAAATAAGGCGTACACTGATTTTAGCTTGGGTTAAAACGGAAAAAATCCGTCCGTCTATACCTACATTTCCAAGTAAACCATCACCCTCAATGGCAATTAAAGCAACATCATCCAGGCTCGAAACAGCCTTAATTCCTTTCTCACTTCCCTTTTTCGTAATTAGGGTACCCTCAGATTTAGGATTAAACGTACTCTTAATTCTAAGGGGAATATTGGCTTGCATTAGCGGCAAGATGGTTTTTGGATGGAGTACGTTGGCCCCAAAGTTTGCAAGCTCATTCGCTTGCCTATAACTCATATGCGAAATTCTAACTGCCGTATCTACAAATTTTGGACTCGCACTATAAACACCATCCACATCGGTCCAATTCACAATTTCTTTGGCATTTAAGAAACTGGCAATGAGCGTAGCGGAATAGTTGCTTCCGTTACGACCAAGGGTAATAGTTTTTCCCGTTTCGCTACTTCCTATAAAGCCTGTTACTACCGGAATGTGATTGGGTTTAATGTTTTCAAAAACTGCCAGGGTTGCCGCTTTACTTTTGCTTAGGTTTACCTCAAAATCATCGTATAGTTTATGGGTAAATATTAGTTCTCGGGCATCTAGAGGAGTACTTTTTACACCACTGGAATTAAGAAGAGTTGCAATGGTTTTTGCTGCAATTAGTTCTCCGTAAGAAAGTACTAAGTCGGTAGTGAAATCATCTGCGGTACCAAGGATAGCTATAGCCTCTAGCAATTGTTTTAGCTCTTTTTTCTCCTTAGCGAGTTCAATTTTTACAGGTGCCGTTTGGTAGTCAAAAAAGGCATCTAAATCCTCCTTAAATGAAATCCCAGCTTTGGCTTTTTCTATCAGATCTAATAGATTATTTGTGCTGCTTCCACGAGCAGATACAACTACTGCAATGCTATCCTTTGAGCTTTTGGTCTCGTCCTTTAAGATTTGAATAACCTCTTGGATGGGTTGTCCATTGGCTAGCGATTTCCCTCCAAATTTTAGCACCTTCCACTCGCTGTGATTTGGGGTTTTATCAATAGCGATGAAATTGGATATTGCTAGTGAAAGCTTTTTAGTTTCGGTTAGGAACCCATCGTGGCCATAATCCGATTCTATTTCGTGATAGGTTGCATTTGGAAGGTTTTTTGCCAATGCTTTTTGCAAACGAGTAGGAATTAATCCATCCGAGGAAATGCCAATAACCAATGTGGGGATATCAATTTTTGACAAAGCATGAATTTCACCTCCGCGTCCTCTTCCAATATTGTGACTATCCAAACACTTGGAAAGATAATAGTAGGAGAGCGGCTTAAAGCGCTTTACAAATTTGTCTCCTTGGTATTGAACGTACGAGGCCGCCTTAAATGCGTCGATTTTTTCCTCTTCGTCGGTTTGGGTCTCTATAAACTTATCTATGGTGCGGTAGCTAAGCAAAGCAGCAGATCTAGCAGCACGCATTCCAGACCATCCTCCTGATTCCTTACCAAAACTCCCATCTGCCATTAAGGCCAACCGTTGGGCTTCGTGGATGGCAATTCCCCAAGCCGATTCGCGAGCCGAGGTTGCAACAAGAATTAGATTGTCAACCTTCCCAGTAAAACTGTAGGCGAATTCAAGGGCCTGATATCCTCCAAAAGAACCTCCTATTAGGCAGTTAATATGATTAATTTCCAACTGCTTGGCCAGTAATTGATAAGCATTCGCTAAATCTCTTACTGTAAACTGCGGAAAACTAAGGTCTTTTGGGCTGGAGCTACCGTATGGTGAGCCAATGCTATTAACGCAAATAATAAAGTAATCTTGAGGGTTAAACAGGTAGTCTTCACCAAACAATCCTTTCCACCAATCTAGCACATCACTGTTTGCCGTTAAAGCGTGGAAAGCCCATACAACATTGCTTTTATCCTTATTCAGCTTTCCATAGGTGTGGTAAGCCAATTTTAATTCGTCTAGTTGTTGTCCGTTTTCCAACTTAAACGGACTGTGGTATTTGTAAATATTCATTTTAAATGCTTTTTAAGGCCTGGTCTATGTCAGCAATAATGTCATCAACATGTTCCAATCCAACAGAAAAGCGGATGTAACCTTCGTTAATTCCTTCGGACTTCAATTCCTCTGCCGATAATTTAGAGTGGGTGGTAGAAGCTGGATGGGTGGCTATGCTTCGGCTATCGCCCAAATTGGCGGTGAGACTATGCATGTTAAGCGCATTTAAAAATTTTGCTCCAGCCTTTTGTCCACCGATAATTTCGCATCCAACCAAACCGCCTCCTTTTTTCATTTGTTTTTTGGCTAAATCGTATTGCTCAAAATTGGGTAGGTGAGGATAGATCACCTTAGCAATTTTTGGATGCGACTGTAGATATTCTCCAATTGCTAAAGCATTATCGCAATGTCTATCCATCCTTAATGCTAGTGTTTCTATACTTTTGGATATAACCCATGCATTAAAAGGGGAGAGCGAGGCACCCGTCCTGCGAATAAAATCGTAGCATGTTTTTACAGGATCTGCTTTTCCCACTATGGCGCCTCCTAAAACGCGTCCTTGACCATCCAGGTACTTGGTAGCTGAATGCAAAATAAGATCGGCTCCAAATTTTGATGGTTGCTGAAGGTAAGGGGTAGCAAAACAATTGTCTACCACGAATAACAGTCCGTGTTTTTTACAGAGTTTACCCAAAAATTCAAGGTCTGCCAGTTTCAGCGTTGGGTTAGACGGAGTTTCCAGGAAAAGCATCTTGGTATTGGGCTGTAAAGCCTTCTCCCACGAACTATTGTCGTTAATTACACAGTAGGTGTGCGTAATTCCCGCTTTGGGTAAAATATTGGAAATAATATGGTGGGAGTTTCCAAAAATTGCCGAGGCGGAGAGAATGTGATCTCCTTGTTGTAATAGTGCCGCCATGCTGGTATACACGGCAGCCATTCCAGATGCGGTAGTCAATCCTGCTTCCGTTTGCTCCAAAAGGCACAATTTTCTGACAAGCTCATCGGTATTGGGGTTAGAAAATCTTGAGTAGAGATTCCCGGGAAGGGAGCCTTCAAAAAGTCCAGCGCCTTCCTCAGCCGAATCGAAAGTAAAGGAGGAGGTAAGGAAGATGGGAGCACTGTGCTCTTTATGCTGGGTTTGCGCTAATTGTTCCCGTATGGCTAGGGTTTCGAATTTACTCATTGATAGAGAATTTTGTGAAGATTTCTACGGTTGGGTACAGCATTTTGTATACGGAACAGTATTTATCTCTACTAAGCCCTATAGCACGCTCTACCTTTCTAGGAGGGATATTGCCTTTTAGCTTGTAGTGAATAGTAATGTTTTTAAAAACTTTTGGTACAGCATGTGCTCGGGTACCGGTTACTTGTACGTCGTAATCTTCGGGAATTATTTTTTGCTTTTGCAGGATGTTAAGTACATCGATAAGCATGCATGAACCCAGGGAAACAAGAACCAGTTGCATGGGGCGAAAAGCTGCTACTCCGGGAGACAATTCTTCTCCGGCGCAAAGGGTAATTGTACTGTTTTCGTTTTGAGCGTGGAAGGTAAATTCACCCTCCGTAGATTTTACGATGTTAATCTCCATTCTTGTTCGTTTTTGGGCTTATCAAGAGATGGAGATAAAAAAACCTCTTTCAACTTGCAGTCAAAAGAGGTCTCGGATATCTTCTGACTTATCTTTCCCTAAACCGTGGTTTAGAGTAGGAATTAGCACCTTTTCCCGTAGGATGGTTGCTAAGGTTTCATAGGGCCGTTCCCTCCACCTTTCTTGATAAGCAATTATTTCAAATTATAGTTGTCCACGTTTGGACAGGGCAAATGTATGTAAAATATTTTAGCACCTAGGAGTTAGGTCGCAGCTGGAAGTTAGTTACGGAATTTAGATGATTTGATGAATGGATGAATGGATGAAGTGTTGAATAGTCAATGGTCAATAGTCAATGGTCAATGGTCAATAGACAATGGTTAATAGTCAATGGTTGAGTTGTAAGTGGTTGGGGATAAGGGTTAAAGGTTAAAGGGTTGAAGAGGGATGGGGAGAGATTAGGTCTAAAATAAACCCAATGACACACTTTAGTGAACAGAACCGATTAGAGAAATCCAAACCACTCAACTACTGACTATTAACCACTAACTACTAACCACTAACCAAAAAACAACCCTACCCAGGCAATAAAAGCGAGCTATCCCCATAGCTTAACATACGGTAATCGTGGTCTAGGGCTTCTTGATAAACCTTGCGCCAATCTTCTCCAATGAAGGCTGCTACTAATAAAATGAGGGTGGAGCCTGGCATGTGGAAATTGGTGACCAATCCATCGCAAATGTGAAAGTTGTAACCTGGATATAGAAAGATTTCGGTCTGCCCAGTCAATTTCTCAATTTGCTTTTCTTCCATGTAGGCTAACACCTTGTTGATTGCCTCTTCTTTATATATGGGTTTTAAACGATATGGATCGTCCTTTTTAATGAAAAAATCATTTTCCCCATTATGGAGTTTTACCCCAAACCAGTACAAACTTTCTAGGGTACGCATAGAAGTGGTTCCAACAGCAATTATTTGCTTCGAATTCAGCAAATTTTCTATGCTGCTTTTAGAAATCAGAACCTGCTCGTTATGCATAGGATGCTCCGATATGTCATCCGTTTTTATGGGTTGGAAAGTTCCCGCCGAAACGTGCAGCGTTAGGTATTCTATTTTAACGCCTTTCCCTTTTAATTCCTCTAGAATTTCTTCGGTAAAATGAAGCCCAGCGGTGGGAGCCGCAACGGCGCCATCTATTTTGGAGTAAACGGTCTGGTATCGATTTTTGTCGTTTTCCTCTACCTCTCTTTGGATATAAGGAGGGAGGGGTATTTTTCCAATTTCGGTTAGGATTTCACTAAACGTACAGCCTTCCCAAGTAAATGTAACTTCGTTATCTCCTGTTCGCGTGCTGGTAAAATTTATGCTTTCGTGCTTTAAACTGGTGTTTAAGGCCCATTTTTTTGCATTTCCAATTAAACATTTCCAAGTACAGGTGTTGGTAGTACTCATTACTTCCTCGTGTGCCTTGGAGGGTTTTAATGGCTCCAGAAGAAATATTTCGATTAGGGCACCTGTGGGTTTTCTTAAGAAAATGCGTGCCGGAATTACCTTGGTATCGTTAAAAAATAATGTGGCGTCAGAAGATATTTGCCCAACTAAATCTCTAAACGCTAAGTGTTCTATTATGCCCTTGTTATAGCTCAGTAATTTAGAATTTCCACGCTCTTTTGGTGGATGCTTCGCAATTCGACTATCTGGCAGCGTAAAGTGGTAGTCCTTTAGGTTAAGCATTTTAGGATAACTGGGTTGAAGGGTTATAGGGTTGATGAGTTAAAGGGTTAAGGGTGGAATTGTCAGTGGTCAATGGTCAATGGTCAATGGTGAATAGATGAATGGATTAAAGGATAAATGGATGAAGTGGTTCTCTGAATTGGGTTACCAATTCATTGCTTCATTTTCACATTGATAAATTGTTCCATTTAATTACCCAATGTGTTGCTCTACAAACTCTTTAAATACTGCTTTGTGTTTATCTAAATCCAGATTTGGGGATACCGAAACGCGAGCGATGTAGTCTTTATCCGACTCCTTGGTAGTTCCCTGGGTACTGGTTGCTGGGATGGTCCAATAACAACCTTTTAGCTGACCGTAGCTTACGCAGTACTTACTTTCGTTTGGAATTTGCGTAATCATCAGGGTGATGAGTTTATTGTTTAGGTCGCGCTTGTACATTTCTCTTTCTTCTGGGGTATTTCCCTTGGTTGGTAAATCCAAAGAAAAGACAGAAGGGGTGAAGCCCTGTGCTGCAAGTTCTTCTGAGACAAAATTAATTTTAGCCTGAGGTAGTGTTTCTTCAATAAAATTTACAAAGGTTCTGGTGTTATTGTAGGCATCGGCAATGCGCTGCACCATACTCGGCATTTGTTCTGCCAGTATTTGCATTTGGAGGTCTGTGGCCTCGTTATCACATAGCTTAATGTGCTTGGCTATATCGGGCATTAATTCGGCTGCTTTGTCGTTTGCCACACAATATCCTGCCGTACATTTCCCACCGCTAGGAAATTTAGATCCACTCACATATGAAATGGTTTTTACGGCAGATAAAATCCCGTCCTCACTCACAAACCTTACGTTAGGACAAAAGGTCTGGTCCAAGATAAATACGGGTTCTACGGCCATTTCACCACTCGGGGTAGATCTTTGTTTGGAAAGTACAGCCTTTAAATCATCTAGGTTGGGGACCTCTACACGTGGATTGGTTGGTATTTCGGCGATAATAAGCGCAACGGCATCCTCCTTAGCTACTTGATCAAGTACCTGGTTAGTACTATCCACCATATTGTTATCTCCATCAACGGGTAAATCCATGATGTCTACATGATTTAAGCAGGCGGCAACACGCCTTGCCTGGTCGTTGGTTCCGCCGTAACAGTTCGGTGGTACGACAATTTTCACCTTCTTATTCGGGTGCATGCGCTGGGCATTGTCTATAAGCCCCATCATTATGGCGTACTGTATTGACAAGCCGCTAGATCCTAGAATGGCATCTGTTTTTGATCCGGTAATTTTGGCAATGGTGGAAAGAACCTTGGTTTTGCTTTCCGCAACTTGGTTTTTATCGGCAAGTGGAATCTCCTTTCCAAGCAGGTGCTCCAATGCGTAGAAACAATTAATTGGAGTCATTGCGATGGTTTCGCGTCTACGCACATGCTGAATCGCAGGAATATATTCTGTATTCTGGTTGTTGACTACCAAAATGCTTCCAAGTTCTTGATGAATGTTGATGATGAAATCGATGTTCTCAGCGAGATCAAAGGCGTTAATATCCTCCTTTTTGGTATAGATTACGGTGCTTCCATCAAAAGCTTTAGACAGCTCTTCCTGAGATGAATGCAGAGAAAAATTGTATCCGTAAACCGACTTTAATAGCTCGGCGTCGAAGTCACTTGGTAAATCTCCAGTATAAATAACTCTTGTGGCCTTTTTATCTCTTTGATTTTTTCTTAGCACAGCCAATAGAGGGGTAGTTCTGGATGAGAAGGTAATTACCTGATCGGGTGCTATGTTGTTGAGTTTGGCGATGGTCCACTCTAGAACGGAGGAGAGAGGATGTCCCAAACGGATATAATCGTATGCTGTGGGTAATTCGGCTAGGATTTCCTTGCTCACCTGGCCAGATTCAAACAATTTTTCAAACTCCAAGATAAATTCAGTCTTAGCTAGACTTTCGTTGTAGATATCCAGTCTGTGGGTAGTAAGATTTACCCAGTCTTTTGGACAGTTAGCAATTACTTTCTTGAGAAAATCCAGGAGTTTGGTATGCATATTCATCGATGGTCTTTTTTGTATAGTGAAACCGCGTAAAGGGCTGCAAAAATCAGCTATTGATTTAAAAATGCAAAGGAATCAAATTTTGTTCATTTAGCGAGGAGGAAGGGGGAGGAGTTAGGAGTTAAGGGGCAATGGTTAATGGTCAGTGGTTAATGGTCAGTGGTTAATGGTCAATGGTTAATGGTCAGTGGTTAATGGTCAGTGGTTAATAGTCAATGGTTAATAGTCAGTGGTTAATGGTCAGTGGTTAATGATCAATAGTTAATGGTCAATGGTTAATAGTCAATAGTGAATGGCTTAGGGATTGTAGCTGGGCCGAGCACATTGTTACATTGGTTCACTTTTACATTGATAAATTAGCCTGTTAGCGAAGCTTACTAATTAGTCTGGATTTTTTTGAAATATGTATCTTGCTGCGCATACTTTTATATTATGAATCGATTATTTTTCATTCTTACGATATTATTTTCCATCAACAATGTATACGGTCAGCCTTTTGAATTGCAGCGCGTAAATGAATTGCAGTTCCTGGATGTAAGAGAGGTTGTAAAAGATGATTCTGGAGACCTCTGGGCTGCGACTGGGGGCGGAGTGTACTTCAGTGATAATAATGGAGATTCTTGGGAATTGATTAACGACGGACTTCAATTATTAGGGACTGATGATTACAGAACCACCAATTCAATAAAGGACATTTGGCACACTTCCCATGGGCTTTTCTTGCTTACTGATTCCGGGGTATTGTTTAAACGTAATAAAGATTATTGGAGTCCATATTTTCAAAATTACGAAGTGTTTGACTTTGTGGAATGGAACGGACAATTGTACATAGCAGCAGCCGAAATCAATAGTTCTAATCAGAGATTTTATAGGGCAGAGATATTTAGGCCAGATTTTAGCTATAACACCTTATATAATGCTTTTGAATATACAGCCCATTTCAATGCAGGAACTGACATTTTTCACCCATTTCCAGACGGGTTGATATTAATAGATGAGTATAGCGTATTTAGTTATAAAAATGATTCTCTTGAGTTGTTATTTAGATTATCAACATTGGATGATATTCAAGATGTTGCCGGTAGAAATACGCTGGACTTTTATTTTTTAAGTGATGATTATACCCAGAATTTTTTCCACTATAAATATGGTGAGGTAGATACCATACGGCCAGGCGGAGAGGAATTTGCAGGTACGGAACTATTTCGTTTCCAGGGCGACATATTTGTCCATGGAAAAGATGGTTTAAATGGCTGGGTAAAAACGGCTAAACTTTATAAACAACATAATATCCTTGGTCAGCAAACTTGGGTAGAAACCGGTCCACATGAACAGGTTGTTCCTCCTAAATATTATAAGATTTTAGGGTTGAATAACGGCGAATTCCTGTATTGTGCAAAGGATCAATTAATGAGTGGAAATTCAGTTCTTGTTGGTCCAACACAAAGAAAAGGGGCCAACATTTTTAACGGTGATGTTGACGGGATGGCAATCCAGAATAATGATTTTTATATTCTTCACAATGGTAAAATCATGGGTAGAAATCTCAATAATGGAGATAGCATACCCACTCCAACACTGGATGAGAATGAAAGGGTATCCAATTTGAAAAATTCTGGAGATGACATTTGGGCGTATCGTATTGACAGGGAATTCCATTCATGGTTTTTAAGGGATTATTTCGTCAACATTTTTTCTAAAATGCCAGAGGGGGTATGGAGAAGGAGGCAAAATCCAGAGATAAATTATTCTAAATATTTCAATTTTTTAGGTGCGGGAGATGGAGCATTGAACTACAGGGATTATGGATATTTTAATCCCTTTGAATATTGGGTTTATGATTTCAATACTAATTCTTTCTCAACAGAACCTTGGGGAGAGGATACCACCAGAATGGTAGATCTTGTAGCTCGGGTAAACGGTTACGAATTTTTGCTGGTTTATGATATCGATTATTCTTCTGCGAATCCCTTTGTAAATAAGACTTATTGGTCAATTA includes these proteins:
- a CDS encoding DUF418 domain-containing protein — its product is MSTTISPIPEQGRIHYLDVLRGIAIFFIFIANIVSFSGLFFISPEEVQAFSHPQLNSVLQTFTSIFVDGKFYSIFSILFGIGFVIQQRNAEKVGVNFNWFFSKRMLGLLFLGLLHLYLWYGDIVHLYAIMGFFLIPFKRIGNSNLLRWAVVLTFLPVLHYIAMNILNAYYPYEFFKPADAILIGKNYPTLEIVVPGMTDPVEIINMLEVLKNADTRELLGINVVNPLYRWGSILLEGRLFKILACFLIGIWAGRKILDADLLSNRSLLTRIGIWGGIIGILFTLIQINLGSLNIPGPADVWYALAYAFAVIPLACGIAALIALWWNPNNQFLNIFKPIGKAALSNYFFQSVISVFYFYGAGLGKMGQYQLWENYLFVIVVFAFQIVFTSIWLKYFRYGPVEWIWRSITYGRWIKMTK
- a CDS encoding PLP-dependent aminotransferase family protein, with protein sequence MNMHTKLLDFLKKVIANCPKDWVNLTTHRLDIYNESLAKTEFILEFEKLFESGQVSKEILAELPTAYDYIRLGHPLSSVLEWTIAKLNNIAPDQVITFSSRTTPLLAVLRKNQRDKKATRVIYTGDLPSDFDAELLKSVYGYNFSLHSSQEELSKAFDGSTVIYTKKEDINAFDLAENIDFIINIHQELGSILVVNNQNTEYIPAIQHVRRRETIAMTPINCFYALEHLLGKEIPLADKNQVAESKTKVLSTIAKITGSKTDAILGSSGLSIQYAIMMGLIDNAQRMHPNKKVKIVVPPNCYGGTNDQARRVAACLNHVDIMDLPVDGDNNMVDSTNQVLDQVAKEDAVALIIAEIPTNPRVEVPNLDDLKAVLSKQRSTPSGEMAVEPVFILDQTFCPNVRFVSEDGILSAVKTISYVSGSKFPSGGKCTAGYCVANDKAAELMPDIAKHIKLCDNEATDLQMQILAEQMPSMVQRIADAYNNTRTFVNFIEETLPQAKINFVSEELAAQGFTPSVFSLDLPTKGNTPEEREMYKRDLNNKLITLMITQIPNESKYCVSYGQLKGCYWTIPATSTQGTTKESDKDYIARVSVSPNLDLDKHKAVFKEFVEQHIG
- a CDS encoding OsmC family protein: MEINIVKSTEGEFTFHAQNENSTITLCAGEELSPGVAAFRPMQLVLVSLGSCMLIDVLNILQKQKIIPEDYDVQVTGTRAHAVPKVFKNITIHYKLKGNIPPRKVERAIGLSRDKYCSVYKMLYPTVEIFTKFSINE
- a CDS encoding trans-sulfuration enzyme family protein — protein: MSKFETLAIREQLAQTQHKEHSAPIFLTSSFTFDSAEEGAGLFEGSLPGNLYSRFSNPNTDELVRKLCLLEQTEAGLTTASGMAAVYTSMAALLQQGDHILSASAIFGNSHHIISNILPKAGITHTYCVINDNSSWEKALQPNTKMLFLETPSNPTLKLADLEFLGKLCKKHGLLFVVDNCFATPYLQQPSKFGADLILHSATKYLDGQGRVLGGAIVGKADPVKTCYDFIRRTGASLSPFNAWVISKSIETLALRMDRHCDNALAIGEYLQSHPKIAKVIYPHLPNFEQYDLAKKQMKKGGGLVGCEIIGGQKAGAKFLNALNMHSLTANLGDSRSIATHPASTTHSKLSAEELKSEGINEGYIRFSVGLEHVDDIIADIDQALKSI
- a CDS encoding S-adenosylmethionine:tRNA ribosyltransferase-isomerase, whose amino-acid sequence is MLNLKDYHFTLPDSRIAKHPPKERGNSKLLSYNKGIIEHLAFRDLVGQISSDATLFFNDTKVIPARIFLRKPTGALIEIFLLEPLKPSKAHEEVMSTTNTCTWKCLIGNAKKWALNTSLKHESINFTSTRTGDNEVTFTWEGCTFSEILTEIGKIPLPPYIQREVEENDKNRYQTVYSKIDGAVAAPTAGLHFTEEILEELKGKGVKIEYLTLHVSAGTFQPIKTDDISEHPMHNEQVLISKSSIENLLNSKQIIAVGTTSMRTLESLYWFGVKLHNGENDFFIKKDDPYRLKPIYKEEAINKVLAYMEEKQIEKLTGQTEIFLYPGYNFHICDGLVTNFHMPGSTLILLVAAFIGEDWRKVYQEALDHDYRMLSYGDSSLLLPG
- the thrA gene encoding bifunctional aspartate kinase/homoserine dehydrogenase I, which translates into the protein MNIYKYHSPFKLENGQQLDELKLAYHTYGKLNKDKSNVVWAFHALTANSDVLDWWKGLFGEDYLFNPQDYFIICVNSIGSPYGSSSPKDLSFPQFTVRDLANAYQLLAKQLEINHINCLIGGSFGGYQALEFAYSFTGKVDNLILVATSARESAWGIAIHEAQRLALMADGSFGKESGGWSGMRAARSAALLSYRTIDKFIETQTDEEEKIDAFKAASYVQYQGDKFVKRFKPLSYYYLSKCLDSHNIGRGRGGEIHALSKIDIPTLVIGISSDGLIPTRLQKALAKNLPNATYHEIESDYGHDGFLTETKKLSLAISNFIAIDKTPNHSEWKVLKFGGKSLANGQPIQEVIQILKDETKSSKDSIAVVVSARGSSTNNLLDLIEKAKAGISFKEDLDAFFDYQTAPVKIELAKEKKELKQLLEAIAILGTADDFTTDLVLSYGELIAAKTIATLLNSSGVKSTPLDARELIFTHKLYDDFEVNLSKSKAATLAVFENIKPNHIPVVTGFIGSSETGKTITLGRNGSNYSATLIASFLNAKEIVNWTDVDGVYSASPKFVDTAVRISHMSYRQANELANFGANVLHPKTILPLMQANIPLRIKSTFNPKSEGTLITKKGSEKGIKAVSSLDDVALIAIEGDGLLGNVGIDGRIFSVLTQAKISVRLISQASSERGIGFVVNQDAANLAESLLRKEFKQEIELGSIASIRTNKDVAIVAIVGRHNYSLEKAIHGLRRNKIWMHLISNSISGEHISLVIDRVNLAKAVNVVHNQVFGASKTLNVFAFGKGNVGGKLIDQIIETDSATEKKRNLKIKVIGVADSNNYIFNKGGISKNWRELLGISKLANSVDDILRDIKESGLENVVIADNTSAQEISSQYPRFIREGYDLVASNKKFNSGPIQDYLELRKDLRRGGRAFLYETNVGAGLPIIDTLRQMHNSADRITRIRGVFSGSLSYIFNTFSSQELPFYDVLLEAKNKGLTEPDPREDLCGLDVARKLIILAREVGLEVELGEVEVKSLIPPKLNNLESAEAFLDAKEELNNYFGNLKSNLKTGEVLRYVGDLDVERKTLKVDLVKAAPDSALAQVKNADSLFEIYSESYGAYPIVVQGAGAGAAVTARGVYSDIIRIGAKI